In Erigeron canadensis isolate Cc75 chromosome 6, C_canadensis_v1, whole genome shotgun sequence, the following are encoded in one genomic region:
- the LOC122603833 gene encoding probable serine protease EDA2, with product MRVLVISAVFMLIMIDNINVCNALSASRYLERMHSSSSSYYLSRDELWFNQTLDHFSPYDHRKFGQRYYEYLDEFRVPDGPIFLKICGESACNGISNDYLSVMAKKFGAAVVTLEHRYYGESSPFKSLTTKNLQYLSSKQALFDLAAFRQFYQESLNLKFNRTNAENPWFVIGVSYSGAMSAWFRLKFPHLTCGSLASSGVVLAVYDFTEFDQQVGESAGPECKAVLQEVTQLVEEKLALNGNALKATFGATELKVDGDFLYFLADAAAIAFQYGNPDKLCTPMTEAKKAGDDLVNAYAKYIKEYYIGSFGAEVQTYNQESLKRTILSDASGDRLWWFQVCTEVAYFQVAPANDSIRSSKVNTRYHLDLCKNVFGEGVYPDVDATNLYYGGTDIAGSKIVFTNGSQDPWRRASKQVSSPDMPSYLITCHNCGHGSDLRGCPQSPLVLEGNSKNCSSPDAVNKVRHQMVEQIDLWLSECHAVGKSSG from the exons atgaGGGTGTTAGTAATTTCAGCTGTTTTTATGTTGATTATGATTGataatattaatgtttgtaATGCGTTATCAGCTTCACGATATTTGGAACGTATGCATAGCAGTAGCAGTAGCTATTATTTGAGCAGAGATGAGCTCTGGTTCAATCAGACACTTGACCATTTTTCACCTTAT GATCATCGTAAATTTGGACAGCGATATTATGAATACTTGGATGAATTTAGGGTTCCTGACGGTCCAATATTCTTAAAGATATGTGGTGAATCTGCATGTAATGGGATATCCAATGACTATCTCAGT GTTATGGCAAAGAAGTTTGGAGCTGCTGTGGTTACACTTGAGCATCGTTATTATGGGGAGAGTTCTCCATTCAAATCTCTAACCACCAAAAATCTTCAATATCTTTCATCTAAGCAGGCACTCTTTGATTTGGCAGCTTTTCGTCAATTCTATCAG GAATCCTTAAATTTGAAATTCAACAGAACAAATGCTGAGAATCCATGGTTCGTTATTGGTGTTTCTTATTCCGGGGCTATGAGTGCATGGTTTCGATTGAAGTTTCCTCACCTCACATGTGGCAGTCTTGCAAGTTCTGGTGTAGTTCTTGCCGTTTATGATTTTACAGAATTTGATCAGCAG GTTGGTGAGTCTGCAGGACCTGAATGTAAAGCTGTATTACAGGAAGTAACTCAACTTGTTGAAGAAAAGCTTGCATTAAATGGTAATGCTCTGAAAGCCACATTTGGCGCTACCGAG CTAAAAGTAGATGGTGACTTCTTGTATTTCCTAGCTGATGCTGCAGCTATAGCT TTTCAATATGGAAACCCTGACAAACTTTGCACCCCTATGACTGAAGCTAAGAAAGCTGGAGATGATCTAGTG AATGCATATGCAAAATACATAAAGGAATATTACATTGGAAGTTTTGGAGCTGAAGTTCAAACATATAACCAGGAAAGTCTAAAAAGGACCATCCTGAGTGACGCATCTGGTGATCGATTATGGTGGTTCCAAGTTTGTACCGAAGTGGCATATTTCCAAGTGGCGCCTGCAAACGATAGCATCCGCTCTTCAAAAGTTAACACCAG GTATCATCTGGATCTATGCAAAAACGTTTTTGGAGAAGGTGTCTATCCAGATGTTGATGCTACAAATCTATACTATGGGGGCACCGACATTGCTG GATCAAAAATAGTTTTTACAAATGGGTCACAAGATCCATGGCGACGTGCATCCAAGCAGGTTTCATCTCCAGATA TGCCATCGTATCTAATCACCTGTCACAATTGTGGTCATGGAAGTGATCTAAGAGGATGCCCACAATCTCCTTTAGTTCTTGAAG GGAACTCTAAAAATTGCAGCTCACCTGATGCAGTCAACAAAGTAAGACATCAGATGGTAGAACAGATAGATTTATGGTTGTCTGAGTGCCATGCGGTCGGTAAGAGTTCAGGTTAA
- the LOC122604060 gene encoding fructose-bisphosphate aldolase 1, chloroplastic yields the protein MASASLFKSSPATILDKSEWAKGQTLRQAPVSVVRFNSSAPSALTVRASYADELVKTAKTIASPGRGILAMDESNATCGKRLASIGLENTEANRQAYRTLLVTPPGLGNYISGAILFEETLYQSTVDGKKIVDILVEQGIVPGIKVDKGLVPLAGSNDESWCQGLDGLASRSAAYYQQGARFAKWRTVVSIPNGPTALAVKEAAWGLARYAAISQDNGLVPIVEPEILLDGEHGIDRTFEVAQKVWAEVFFYLAENNVMFEGILLKPSMVTPGADCKERATPQQVADYTLKLLQRRIPPAVPGIMFLSGGQSEVEATLNLNAMNQSPNPWHVSFSYARALQNTCLKTWGGRPENVKAAQDALLLRASANSLAQLGKYTGEGESEEAKKGMFVKGYVY from the exons ATGGCCTCAGCATCTCTTTTCAAGTCATCTCCAGCAACCATTCTTGATAAGTCTGAATGGGCTAAGGGTCAGACCCTTCGTCAAGCACCCGTCTCTGTGGTCCGCTTTAACTCGTCTGCACCGTCTGCACTCACTGTCCGTGCTAGTTATGCAGATGAGCTTGTCAAAACCGCG AAAACCATAGCATCTCCTGGCCGTGGAATCTTGGCCATGGATGAGTCAAATGCTACATGTGGAAAGCGGTTAGCTTCTATTGGTCTTGAGAACACTGAGGCCAACCGCCAGGCTTACCGGACCCTGCTTGTCACCCCTCCAGGTCTTGGCAACTACATCTCTGGTGCCATCCTCTTCGAAGAGACCTTGTATCAATCAACCGTTGATGGCAAGAAGATTGTAGATATCCTTGTTGAACAGGGAATCGTCCCTGGTATTAAGGTCGACAAG GGTCTAGTCCCATTGGCTGgttcaaatgatgaatcatggTGCCAAGGTCTTGATGGACTTGCTTCCCGTTCCGCTGCTTACTACCAACAGGGTGCTCGTTTCGCCAAATG GCGTACTGTTGTGAGCATTCCCAATGGTCCTACAGCACTTGCAGTCAAGGAAGCAGCTTGGGGTTTGGCTCGTTACGCCGCTATCTCTCAG GACAATGGTCTGGTCCCAATTGTTGAACCCGAGATTTTGCTTGATGGAGAACACGGAATTGACCGGACCTTCGAGGTTGCACAAAAGGTGTGGGCTGAGGTGTTTTTCTACCTAGCAGAAAACAATGTTATGTTTGAAGGCATTCTTCTAAAGCCGAGCATGGTTACACCTGGTGCTGACTGTAAAGAACGGGCCACACCTCAACAGGTTGCCGATTACACTCTTAAGCTTCTCCAGAGAAGAATCCCACCCGCAGTTCCTGGAATCATG TTTTTGTCTGGTGGACAATCTGAGGTAGAGGCTACACTCAACTTGAATGCAATGAACCAAAGCCCAAACCCATGGCACGTGTCGTTCTCATATGCACGTGCCCTTCAGAACACTTGCCTAAAGACATGGGGAGGAAGACCCGAGAACGTGAAGGCAGCTCAGGATGCTCTGCTCCTCAGGGCTAGTGCCAACTCTCTTGCTCAGCTCGGGAAATATACTGGCGAGGGCGAGTCCGAGGAGGCTAAAAAGGGAATGTTCGTTAAGGGATATGTCTACTAA
- the LOC122603764 gene encoding protein CHAPERONE-LIKE PROTEIN OF POR1, chloroplastic isoform X3, which produces MNLSGLTGSPTKYCFRLHSRGPALPCKRTSVLSKSREFYSVYKSLTQRYITRRRNSLVKCAMDASFGDARDESSAVFPRINIKDPYKRLGISKEASEDEIQSARNFLVQKYAGHKPSVDAIESAHDKIIMQQFYERKNPKINVKKKMREVTQSRYVQAVTSRFRTPATKFIIKTSIAFVVLAALTVLFPTEEGPTLQVAISLFTTIYFLHERLQSKLRAFLYGVGTFIVSWLLGTFLMVSVIPPILKGPRSLEVTTSLVTYVLMWVSSTYLK; this is translated from the exons ATGAATCTATCTGGATTGACTGGTAGTCCCACCAAGTATTGCTTTCGTCTACATTCACGAGGTCCGGCTTTACCATGTAAACGGACTTCTGTGTTGAGTAAAAGTAGAGAGTTCTATAGTGTTTATAAAAG TTTGACACAGAGATATAtcacaagaagaaggaattcTTTGGTGAAATGTGCCATGGATGCTTCCTTCGGTGATGCTAGGGATGAATCATCAG CAGTTTTTCCAAGAATCAACATAAAGGATCCATACAAAAGACTTGGCATCAGCAAAGAAGCTTCTGAAGACGAAATCCAAAGTGCTAGGAACTTTTTAGTTCAAAAATATGCCGGTCATAAGCCAAGTGTTGATGCAATTGAATCTGCGCACGACAAAATAATAATGCAACAGTTCTATGAGAGGAAAAATCCCAAAATCAATGTCAAGAAGAAGATGAGGGAAGTAACCCAGTCCCGTTATGTGCAGGCTGTTACAAGCAGATTTAGAACTCCGGCTACAAAGTTCATTATCAAAACGTCCATCGCCTTTGTGGTACTTGCAGCTCTAACAGTGCTCTTTCCAACTGAAGAAGGGCCCACCCTTCAGGTTGCAATATCACTGTTtaccacaatttatttcttaCATGAGCGGCTACAGAGCAAACTCAGAGCATTTCTTTACGG GGTTGGAACTTTTATTGTGTCATGGCTGTTAGGAACGTTCTTGATGGTGTCTGTTATTCCACCAATACTCAAAGGGCCAAGGAGTTTAGAAGTGACAACTTCGTTGGTAACTTATGTGCTTATGTGGGTTTCATCTACTTATCTCAAATAG
- the LOC122603764 gene encoding protein CHAPERONE-LIKE PROTEIN OF POR1, chloroplastic isoform X2 — MNLSGLTGSPTKYCFRLHSRGPALPCKRTSVLSKSREFYSVYKRRDNLAGFSLTQRYITRRRNSLVKCAMDASFGDARDESSVFPRINIKDPYKRLGISKEASEDEIQSARNFLVQKYAGHKPSVDAIESAHDKIIMQQFYERKNPKINVKKKMREVTQSRYVQAVTSRFRTPATKFIIKTSIAFVVLAALTVLFPTEEGPTLQVAISLFTTIYFLHERLQSKLRAFLYGVGTFIVSWLLGTFLMVSVIPPILKGPRSLEVTTSLVTYVLMWVSSTYLK, encoded by the exons ATGAATCTATCTGGATTGACTGGTAGTCCCACCAAGTATTGCTTTCGTCTACATTCACGAGGTCCGGCTTTACCATGTAAACGGACTTCTGTGTTGAGTAAAAGTAGAGAGTTCTATAGTGTTTATAAAAG GCGAGATAATTTGGCTGGTTTTAGTTTGACACAGAGATATAtcacaagaagaaggaattcTTTGGTGAAATGTGCCATGGATGCTTCCTTCGGTGATGCTAGGGATGAATCATCAG TTTTTCCAAGAATCAACATAAAGGATCCATACAAAAGACTTGGCATCAGCAAAGAAGCTTCTGAAGACGAAATCCAAAGTGCTAGGAACTTTTTAGTTCAAAAATATGCCGGTCATAAGCCAAGTGTTGATGCAATTGAATCTGCGCACGACAAAATAATAATGCAACAGTTCTATGAGAGGAAAAATCCCAAAATCAATGTCAAGAAGAAGATGAGGGAAGTAACCCAGTCCCGTTATGTGCAGGCTGTTACAAGCAGATTTAGAACTCCGGCTACAAAGTTCATTATCAAAACGTCCATCGCCTTTGTGGTACTTGCAGCTCTAACAGTGCTCTTTCCAACTGAAGAAGGGCCCACCCTTCAGGTTGCAATATCACTGTTtaccacaatttatttcttaCATGAGCGGCTACAGAGCAAACTCAGAGCATTTCTTTACGG GGTTGGAACTTTTATTGTGTCATGGCTGTTAGGAACGTTCTTGATGGTGTCTGTTATTCCACCAATACTCAAAGGGCCAAGGAGTTTAGAAGTGACAACTTCGTTGGTAACTTATGTGCTTATGTGGGTTTCATCTACTTATCTCAAATAG
- the LOC122603764 gene encoding protein CHAPERONE-LIKE PROTEIN OF POR1, chloroplastic isoform X1 has product MNLSGLTGSPTKYCFRLHSRGPALPCKRTSVLSKSREFYSVYKRRDNLAGFSLTQRYITRRRNSLVKCAMDASFGDARDESSAVFPRINIKDPYKRLGISKEASEDEIQSARNFLVQKYAGHKPSVDAIESAHDKIIMQQFYERKNPKINVKKKMREVTQSRYVQAVTSRFRTPATKFIIKTSIAFVVLAALTVLFPTEEGPTLQVAISLFTTIYFLHERLQSKLRAFLYGVGTFIVSWLLGTFLMVSVIPPILKGPRSLEVTTSLVTYVLMWVSSTYLK; this is encoded by the exons ATGAATCTATCTGGATTGACTGGTAGTCCCACCAAGTATTGCTTTCGTCTACATTCACGAGGTCCGGCTTTACCATGTAAACGGACTTCTGTGTTGAGTAAAAGTAGAGAGTTCTATAGTGTTTATAAAAG GCGAGATAATTTGGCTGGTTTTAGTTTGACACAGAGATATAtcacaagaagaaggaattcTTTGGTGAAATGTGCCATGGATGCTTCCTTCGGTGATGCTAGGGATGAATCATCAG CAGTTTTTCCAAGAATCAACATAAAGGATCCATACAAAAGACTTGGCATCAGCAAAGAAGCTTCTGAAGACGAAATCCAAAGTGCTAGGAACTTTTTAGTTCAAAAATATGCCGGTCATAAGCCAAGTGTTGATGCAATTGAATCTGCGCACGACAAAATAATAATGCAACAGTTCTATGAGAGGAAAAATCCCAAAATCAATGTCAAGAAGAAGATGAGGGAAGTAACCCAGTCCCGTTATGTGCAGGCTGTTACAAGCAGATTTAGAACTCCGGCTACAAAGTTCATTATCAAAACGTCCATCGCCTTTGTGGTACTTGCAGCTCTAACAGTGCTCTTTCCAACTGAAGAAGGGCCCACCCTTCAGGTTGCAATATCACTGTTtaccacaatttatttcttaCATGAGCGGCTACAGAGCAAACTCAGAGCATTTCTTTACGG GGTTGGAACTTTTATTGTGTCATGGCTGTTAGGAACGTTCTTGATGGTGTCTGTTATTCCACCAATACTCAAAGGGCCAAGGAGTTTAGAAGTGACAACTTCGTTGGTAACTTATGTGCTTATGTGGGTTTCATCTACTTATCTCAAATAG
- the LOC122604652 gene encoding uncharacterized protein LOC122604652 — protein sequence MVTNEGIHANPEKIQAIVEMASPKTLRDVQTLNGRLAALGRFLAKSAERSLPFFKTLKGCLNKKDFKWSREAESAFQELKSHLQSLPALTVPRPGETLILYLAAAKEAINAVLLAERQNVQKPVHFVSRALQGLELNYPNLEKSALALVNVARRLRRYFQAHTICVLIDQPIRQVLLKPENSRRLAKWAVELGEHEIIYKPRTSLKGQVLADFLAESPTITHNNQLTDQQPSRSPNLTWTLFTDGASSIDGSRAGLILTDPDGQEITDALRFNFKALNTEAEYEALIAGLELAIQMETKHLHVYTDSLLVVNQVNGEYTAREEVMQKYLKKVTVLRKSFNTFIKTQVPRSKNKQADALSKLASSSFTHLTKNLLVEIVPRRSIEVKLVSSAETVEGTWMNPIIDYLKNGTLPDDHSEARKIRIKAPQYSIKQEILYKKGYLTPWLRCVTSEEANYVLQESHFGSCGSHAGARSIAQKAARLGYFWPTMYCDATKLVQICENCQRHAPIIHQLQQDLTSISSPWPFYQWGIDIVGPFPMAPGKVRFLVVAIDYFTKWAEAEPLATITGQRILKFVWRNIVCRFGIP from the coding sequence ATGGTCACTAACGAAGGGATACATGCTAATCCTGAAAAGATCCAGGCAATAGTTGAGATGGCATCCCCAAAAACACTACGGGATGTACAAACTTTAAATGGAAGGTTGGCAGCACTAGGACGCTTCCTAGCAAAATCTGCAGAAAGGTCGTTACCctttttcaaaactttaaaaGGGTGTTTAAACAAAAAAGATTTCAAATGGAGCAGGGAAGCAGAATCGGCGTTCCAAGAACTTAAGAGCCACCTTCAATCTCTGCCGGCATTAACGGTCCCAAGACCGGGCGAAACATTGATCCTTTATCTAGCAGCCGCAAAAGAAGCCATTAACGCAGTTCTCTTAGCAGAACGTCAGAATGTCCAAAAACCAGTACACTTCGTCAGTAGAGCTCTTCAGGGACTAGAGTTAAACTACCCAAACCTCGAAAAGTCAGCTCTAGCTCTAGTAAATGTCGCACGTAGACTACGTAGATATTTTCAAGCACACACAATTTGTGTTTTGATAGATCAACCAATTAGACAGGTCCTTCTAAAACCGGAAAATTCTAGACGACTGGCAAAATGGGCAGTCGAATTAGGAGAACACGAAATTATATACAAGCCACGCACATCATTAAAAGGACAGGTCTTGGCAGATTTTCTGGCAGAATCACCAACTATCACCCACAACAACCAATTAACGGATCAACAGCCAAGTCGATCACCCAACTTAACATGGACTTTATTCACTGATGGAGCCTCCAGCATTGACGGCTCTAGAGCCGGCTTGATTTTGACGGACCCGGACGGACAAGAAATAACCGATGCCCTCCGATTCAACTTCAAAGCCTTGAATACTGAAGCCGAGTACGAGGCTCTAATTGCCGGTCTAGAACTAGCAATTCAGATGGAAACAAAACATTTGCATGTATACACTGATTCTTTGTTAGTTGTCAACCAGGTTAATGGAGAATACACGGCTAGGGAAGAGGTCATGCAAAAGTACTTAAAAAAGGTGACAGTCTTGAGGAAATCCTTCAACACGTTTATAAAAACGCAGGTGCCAAGATCGAAGAACAAACAAGCAGACGCCCTCAGCAAGCTAGCGTCTTCCTCATTCACACACCTAACAAAGAATTTGTTGGTTGAAATTGTTCCTAGAAGAAGTATCGAAGTAAAACTGGTCAGCTCGGCTGAAACAGTGGAAGGAACCTGGATGAATCCAATCATAGACTACTTGAAAAACGGGACCTTACCAGATGACCATAGTGAAGCACGGAAGATAAGAATCAAAGCACCCCAATACTCAATAAAACAGGAAATATTGTACAAGAAAGGATACTTGACTCCTTGGTTAAGGTGTGTGACATCCGAAGAAGCTAACTACGTACTACAAGAGTCACACTTTGGCTCGTGTGGATCACATGCTGGAGCACGCAGCATTGCACAAAAAGCAGCAAGGCTAGGATATTTTTGGCCAACAATGTACTGTGATGCAACCAAACTCGTCCAAATTTGTGAAAATTGTCAGCGACACGCACCTATCATACACCAGCTCCAACAAGATTTGACAAGCATCTCAAGCCCATGGCCATTCTATCAATGGGGAATCGATATTGTGGGACCATTCCCAATGGCACCAGGAAAAGTAAGATTCTTAGTAGTCGCAATTGACTACTTTACTAAGTGGGCAGAAGCGGAGCCATTGGCAACGATAACTGGCCAGAGAATTCTTAAGTTTGTATGGCGCAATATCGTATGTCGTTTTGGTATTCCTTGA
- the LOC122604653 gene encoding uncharacterized protein LOC122604653 — MTEILNFNENEKGFVSDYMINSDQLTKINKLKFKLDSRQVFNQSGYLQSLVSKAFTQKNKIFYCFNTEELSVDIKDTSGELYLPLLTKGEIAKRLLSVRPDLRKSLNMVHIGAVKILLKAQFRDGINFPIKMALVDNRIVNRQDALLGVVQGNLAYGNKVFTVNYLIAYAITNSTHSIEYKEKENITMEDIFSEIGTVEGSKFTEPSQLQENWAINIARNKKVLHQRPRYNFSNSLRLSEPSSFEISSDLMRSMSERIDKYGEILKEVVGI, encoded by the exons ATGActgaaattttaaatttcaatgaaaatgaaaaaggttttgtatcaGATTACATGATTAATTCTGATCAACTTACAAAAATTAACAAGCTTAAATTCAAGCTTGATTCAAGACAGGTTTTTAACCAGTCTGGATATTTACAGAGTTTAGTTTCAAAAGCTTTtactcaaaaaaataaaatcttttactgttttaatactGAAGAACTTTCAGTAGATATAAAAGATACTTCTGGAGAACTTTATTTACCACTTTTAACCAAAGGTGAAATAGCAAAAAGGCTATTAAGTGTTAGACCAGATTTAAGAAAGTCTCTTAATATGGTTCATATAGGAGCtgtaaaaattctcctaaaagCACAATTCAGAGATGGAATTAACTTTCCAATAAAAATGGCACTCGTTGACAATAGAATTGTTAACAGACAAGATGCTCTATTAGGGGTAGTACAAGGAAATTTAGCATATG GTAATAAAGTATTTACGGTTAATTATTTGATCGCATATGCTATTACAAATAGTACTCATTCAATAGAgtataaagaaaaagagaatatCACAATGGAAGATATATTCTCAGAAATTGGAACTGTAGAAGGCAGTAAATTTACTGAACCATCACAGTTACAAGAAAATTGGGCAATAAATATTGCGCGAAATAAAAAGGTTTTACACCAAAGGCCTAGATATAATTTCTCTAATTCGTTAAGATTAAGTGAACCTAGTTCATTTGAAATCTCTTCTGATTTAATGAGATCAATGTCCGAAAGGATAGATAAATATGGAGAAATCCTCAAAGAGGTAGTAGGAATTTAA